From one Pagrus major chromosome 21, Pma_NU_1.0 genomic stretch:
- the pdca gene encoding phosducin a, translating to MSGSTQEEEELPANHTGPKGVINDWRRFKLDSVDQTVPQSKRELLRQMSSPREDDKERLNRKMSVQEYELIQEEDERCLKRYRKQCMQEMHERLSFGPTFETVYELESGEDFLEVIEKEHRLTVVVVHIYQHGVKGCEQMNSCLDCLATEYSNVKFCRIDAVASGAAERFSPEVLPALLVYKAGELLGNFLAVTKHFNEDFFATDVEAFLNEYSLLPEKEFAACADDEDEGGDVE from the exons ATGTCTGGCTCCACTCAGGAAGAAGAGGAGTTGCCTGCCAATCATACAG GTCCAAAAGGTGTAATTAATGACTGGCGAAGGTTCAAACTGGACAGTGTGGATCAGACTGTGCCTCAAAGCAAAAGAGAGCTGCTCAGACAAATGTCCAGTCCACGAGAGGACGACAAGGAAAGACTCAACAGAAAG ATGAGTGTTCAGGAGTATGAACTGATCCAGGAAGAGGATGAACGATGCCTGAAACGCTACAGGAAACAGTGCATGCAGGAAATGCACGAGCGCCTGAGCTTCGGCCCGACGTTTGAAACGGTCTACGAGCTGGAGAGTGGAGAAGACTTCCTGGAGGTCATAGAGAAGGAACATCGGTTGACCGTTGTGGTAGTTCATATCTACCAGCACGGTGTCAAAG GCTGTGAGCAGATGAACTCATGTCTGGACTGTCTGGCTACAGAGTACTCCAATGTTAAGTTTTGTCGCATCGATGCGGTGGCGTCAGGTGCTGCTGAGCGCTTCTCCCCTGAG GTTCTTCCTGCTCTGCTGGTGTACAAAGCTGGTGAGTTACTGGGTAATTTCCTGGCTGTTACCAAACACTTCAATGAAGATTTCTTTGCAACGGACGTGGAGGCGTTTCTCAATGAATACAGCTTGTTACCCGAGAAGGAGTTCGCAGCATGTGCTGATGATGAGGACGAGGGAGGAGATGTGGAATAG